From a region of the Zingiber officinale cultivar Zhangliang chromosome 4B, Zo_v1.1, whole genome shotgun sequence genome:
- the LOC121978374 gene encoding uncharacterized protein LOC121978374, with protein MQNEGEGSKVEVAAANAQLDVKKAEWFCQAKVVDVEATMGDAIRDSELGKKISEHCEDKKPASLGFQTSVSSVKYEKGSTNCESAQGVSHKEIQRRLKIGAANRGRIPWNKGKKHSEETRECIKKKTLEALSNPKVRKKMSQFHHRHSDQSKSRISSSLKKIWEERRKIKRLQAQCYTLWARTIAEAAKIGTDDQEELEWDDFEKMKADFMTQQVKLKEEKERTKVRVKLRAEMVARERAEKIAKLAEQRKLRKQMMEDKQVESFSRKKSDREKKTRV; from the exons ATGCAAAATGAGGGGGAGGGCAGCAAGGTGGAGGTTGCGGCTGCCAATGCGCAACTTGATGTGAAGAAGGCAGAGTGGTTCTGCCAGGCTAAGGTGGTCGACGTCGAGGCCACCATGGGCGATGCAATCAGGGACTCCGAGCT AGGCAAGAAAATAAGTGAGCATTGTGAAGACAAGAAACCCGCCAGCCTTGGATTTCAGACTTCTGTATCCAGTGTGAAGTATGAGAAAGGTTCCACTAATTGTGAAAGTGCTCAAGGTGTCTCCCATAAAGAAATCCAGAGAAGACTGAAGATTGGCGCAGCAAACAGAGGCAGGATACCTTGGAACAAAGGAAAGAAACACAGTGAAG AGACTCGTGAATGCATTAAGAAAAAAACATTGGAGGCCTTAAGCAACCCCAAG GTCCGGAAGAAGATGTCTCAATTCCATCATAGGCACAG TGACCAGAGCAAATCTAGGATTAGTTCTTCCCTAAAAAAGATATGGGAAGAGCGTCGAAAAATTAAACGACTACAAGCCCAATGCTACACATTGTGGGCAAGAACTATTGCTGAAGCAGCAAAAATAGGAACTGATGACCAAGAGGAATTAGAATGGGATGACTTTGAGAAAATGAAAGCAGATTTCATGACCCAACAAGTAAAActcaaagaagagaaagaaaggacAAAAGTACGTGTGAAGCTAAGAGCTGAAATGGTTGCGAGGGAGAGGGCTGAAAAAATTGCAAAGCTCGCTGAACAAAGGAAACTACGGAAACAAATGATGGAAGATAAACAGGTGGAGTCATTTTCAAGAAAGAAATCTGACAGAGAAaagaagactagggtttaa